In Pan troglodytes isolate AG18354 chromosome 21, NHGRI_mPanTro3-v2.0_pri, whole genome shotgun sequence, one genomic interval encodes:
- the GNAS gene encoding guanine nucleotide-binding protein G(s) subunit alpha isoform X8 gives MGCLGNSKTEDQRNEEKAQREANKKIEKQLQKDKQVYRATHRLLLLGAGESGKSTIVKQMRILHVNGFNGEGGEEDPQAARSNSDGI, from the exons atggGCTGCCTCGGGAACAGTAAGACCGAGGACCAGCGCAACGAGGAGAAGGCGCAGCGTGAGGCCAACAAAAAGATCGAGAAGCAGCTGCAGAAGGACAAGCAGGTCTACCGGGCCACGCACCGCCTGCTGCTGCTGG GTGCTGGAGAATCTGGTAAAAGCACCATTGTGAAGCAGATGAGGATCCTGCATGTTAATGGGTTTAATGGAGA GGGCGGCGAAGAGGACCCGCAGGCTGCAAGGAGCAACAGCGATGG AATATAA